A single region of the Cucumis melo cultivar AY chromosome 3, USDA_Cmelo_AY_1.0, whole genome shotgun sequence genome encodes:
- the LOC103485539 gene encoding uncharacterized protein LOC103485539 encodes MGLWTLLEGCLLLANALAILNEDRFLAPRGLNFSEFSGGRTKSFKGQLIGLIYATQYLRVPLIMLNAICIFVKLISG; translated from the coding sequence ATGGGTCTGTGGACACTACTAGAGGGTTGTCTGCTTCTTGCTAATGCACTGGCAATTCTTAATGAAGATCGCTTTCTCGCTCCGCGAGGATTGAACTTCTCTGAATTCTCAGGAGGCagaacaaagtcattcaaaggGCAGCTTATTGGCCTTATCTACGCCACACAATATTTAAGAGTTCCTCTCATAATGCTAAATGCAATCTGTATCTTTGTAAAGTTAATATCTGGATGA